Proteins encoded within one genomic window of Gambusia affinis linkage group LG09, SWU_Gaff_1.0, whole genome shotgun sequence:
- the efemp2a gene encoding EGF-containing fibulin-like extracellular matrix protein 2a yields the protein MQGVCVSVLCVCICVSALLRSAISQSHIKTYTNTECTDGYKWDPLTEHCKDINECETIPDACKGEMKCFNHYGGYLCLPRSASVIPAPEPSITPTPAFNPCPPGYEPHGDSCVDIDECERDEHDCQPSQQCINTLGAFNCQCPRGYSKVNTECIDIDECRFRYCQHRCVNVPGSFSCQCEPGFQVGGNNRSCVDVNECEMGAPCSQRCFNTYGTFMCRCDQGYELGPDGFTCNDIDECRSSSYHCQFRCVNEPGKFSCVCPEGYQLVGTRMCQDINECETGEHQCSDTQTCVNIHGRYQCVDANRCQEPYVHNSDNLCLCPNSKPACKDLPYSVVHRYMTITSERSAPSDIFLIQTTSFLSGSFNTFRIRSGDDNRDFYIRQTNNYSAMLVLARAVSGPREYTLDLEMQSIHPVLSHRSSSVLRLSIFVGPYTF from the exons ATGCagggtgtttgtgtgtcagtcttgtgtgtgtgcatatgtgtgtctGCACTCCTCCGCAGTGCGATTTCACAGTCGCATATAAAAACTTACACCAACACG GAATGCACAGATGGGTATAAGTGGGACCCCCTGACTGAGCATTGCAAAG ACATAAACGAGTGCGAGACCATTCCAGATGCCTGCAAAGGAGAGATGAAGTGCTTCAACCACTATGGCGGCTACCTGTGCCTCCCCCGCTCTGCGTCGGTCATCCCCGCTCCGGAGCCCTCCATCACCCCCACCCCGGCCTTTAACCCTTGCCCTCCGGGCTACGAGCCGCATGGAGACAGCTGCGTGG ATATCGATGAGTGTGAGCGAGACGAGCACGACTGCCAGCCCAGCCAGCAGTGCATCAACACACTGGGCGCCTTCAACTGCCAGTGCCCCCGCGGCTACAGCAAGGTCAACACGGAGTGCATTG ACATAGACGAGTGCAGGTTCAGGTACTGCCAGCATCGCTGCGTCAACGTCCCCGGATCCTTCTCCTGTCAGTGCGAGCCGGGCTTCCAGGTGGGAGGGAACAACCGATCCTGCGTGG atgtAAATGAGTGCGAGATGGGCGCCCCCTGCTCTCAGCGGTGTTTCAACACCTACGGAACCTTCATGTGTCGCTGCGATCAGGGATACGAACTCGGGCCTGACGGGTTTACCTGTAACG ACATCGATGAGTGCAGGTCCTCCAGCTACCACTGCCAGTTCCGCTGCGTCAACGAACCCGGGAAGTTCTCGTGTGTGTGCCCTGAGGGATACCAGCTGGTGGGCACCAGGATGTGCCAAG ATATAAACGAATGCGAAACAGGCGAGCATCAGTGCAGCGACACGCAGACGTGCGTCAACATCCACGGCCGCTACCAATGTGTGGACGCCAACCGCTGCCAAGAGCCGTATGTGCACAACTCGGACAA cCTCTGCTTGTGCCCGAACAGCAAGCCTGCCTGCAAAGACTTGCCTTACAGCGTGGTCCACCGGTACATGACCATCACCTCGGAGCGCTCCGCCCCCTCAGACATATTCCTGATCCAGACCACCAGCTTCCTGAGCGGCTCCTTCAACACCTTCCGCATCCGGTCCGGAGACGACAACAGGGACTTTTACATCAGG CAAACCAATAACTACAGCGCCATGCTGGTTCTGGCCCGGGCCGTGTCGGGCCCCAGAGAGTACACGTTGGACCTGGAGATGCAGTCGATTCACCCTGTGCTCAGCCATCGCAGCAGCTCCGTCCTCAGACTTTCCATCTTTGTTGGGCCGTACACCTTCTGA
- the npas4a gene encoding neuronal PAS domain-containing protein 4A encodes MYRSTKGASKARRDQINAEIRNLKDLLPISDADKARLSYLHIMSLACMYTRKSVFFTQEAGSAGSDEERAAFLSFHELSELMQAMPGFLMLLTGEGKLLYLSDSVSEHLGHSMVDLVAQGDSVYDIIDTADHFIMRTNLSASTSLEMDRLFRCRFNTSKSVRRQSAGNKPVLIRARCLAPPSTASSYWTSNPVWVCFCTPLEPQPTRSGSGPDRDATSALPLAETNLFLACFHSQHGRDMRLQAAQDSMTVYLGYDVTALRSRSWYGLLHPQDLSHASAQHRSLLREGGEGRAEMVVRVQAHDLSWVWLYMVLQLQHGDIPISSNNYIISDSEAWSVRQQLSSEQTQLTLVLSAGPSQPEGLSLQSPETLSSPDQVFTPGSSGLSAQSFDFSTTGCSVGSSDEPGSSIAEPMQLEGDPRSSISSLEEDSFFQPPPTETLSAASSPTPVTVETVADLDFLTQNILLPPSFQLDPPLPLPTSQAQQTKEFVCTPPYTPQVGGTSFQFNEPLFSFDPTGTTTPPPSATTTTSSTSLAPSASSTAPPTTNPSPAPPTTLSTKLPLSLPALSTDLLFPVETCSSALYEKLPPTPDSPGDGDCTVMTLPEVRGPLYVDVPLGPLQCPPEGLLTPEASPGKQPCLTFFSLEREKERAEISLLAQHISSLAEGFYLDPLLSKLSPSSSPPSPFLSPAIEATDPVHMLREFYPVKTWRGLDIPIFLDDDESLFEENILETILQDDFAPNLSAPSSPTSPHTPVCWHQPSQFEGAGHICSVQSAQCNSVARRGASVATTDGEGLAEEAMEMEVELASSPVSSCSSIPASPPLILTASPSPAAAMPVASPTPAVSCTQSLLEELAVLEPMFGAGASIAPGLGQQPELYQLQCHPSPQCFHKDGSGSVPPF; translated from the exons ATGTACCGCTCAACGAAAGGGGCGTCCAAGGCGCGACGGGACCAGATCAACGCGGAGATCCGAAACCTGAAGGACCTGTTGCCCATCTCTGATGCAGATAAAGCGCGGCTCTCGTATCTGCACATCATGTCCCTGGCCTGCATGTACACCAGGAAGTCCGTCTTCTTCACCCAAG AAGCGGGATCTGCTGGTAGTGACGAGGAGAGAGCTGCGTTTCTGTCTTTTCACGAGCTTTCGGAGCTGATGCAGGCGATGCCGGGCTTCCTGATGCTGCTTACCGGAGAAGGGAAGCTGCTCTACCTGTCTGACAGCGTCTCCGAGCACCTCGGACACTCCATG gtGGATCTTGTGGCACAAGGTGACAGCGTTTATGATATAATCGACACTGCAGATCACTTCATCATGAGGACCAACCTGTCTGCTTCCACATCACTTGAGATGG ACCGTCTCTTTCGCTGCCGTTTCAACACTTCCAAGTCGGTGCGGAGGCAGAGTGCTGGAAATAAGCCGGTTCTGATCCGCGCTCGCTGCCTCGCTCCACCCTCCACCGCCAGCTCCTACTGGACCTCCAACCCGGTGTGGGTGTGTTTCTGCACCCCGCTGGAGCCCCAGCCCACACGCTCCGGGTCGGGGCCAGACAGGGACGCGACCTCTGCCCTCCCGCTGGCCGAGACCAACCTGTTTCTGGCGTGTTTCCACTCCCAGCACGGCCGAGACATGAGGCTCCAGGCGGCACAGGACAG CATGACTGTGTATCTGGGCTACGATGTGACAGCTTTACGCTCCCGCTCCTGGTACGGCCTCCTCCACCCACAGGATCTGTCACACGCCTCTGCTCAGCACCGCAGCCTGT TGAGGGAAGGTGGAGAGGGCAGAGCTGAGATGGTGGTTCGTGTTCAGGCTCACGATCTGTCCTGGGTTTGGCTCTACATGgtgcttcagctgcagcacGGAGACATTCCCATCAGCAGCAACAACTACATCATCAG TGACTCTGAAGCTTGGTCGGTGCGCCAGCAGCTCAGCTCCGAGCAGACCCAGCTGACCCTGGTTCTGAGCGCCGGCCCGTCTCAGCCAGAGGGCCTGAGCCTGCAGTCTCCAGAGACCCTGTCCAGCCCAGACCAGGTGTTCACGCCCGGTAGCAGCGGTCTGTCCGCCCAGTCCTTCGACTTCAGCACGACCGGCTGCAGCGTCGGCTCCTCGGACGAGCCGGGCAGCTCCATCGCCGAGCCCATGCAGCTGGAGGGAGACCCTCGCTCCAGCATCTCCTCTCTGGAGGAGGACAGCTTCTTCCAGCCGCCACCGACAGAAACCCTCTCCGCCGCGTCTTCGCCGACTCCCGTCACGGTGGAGACAGTAGCAGATTTGGACTTTTTAACCCAGAACATTCTCCTGCCTCCGTCCTTCCAGCTCGACCCGCCGCTGCCGCTGCCCACCTCTCAGGCTCAGCAGACCAAAGAGTTTGTGTGCACCCCGCCGTACACGCCGCAGGTCGGAGGAACCAGCTTCCAGTTCAACGAGCCGCTCTTCAGCTTCGACCCCACAGGCACCACAACGCCTCCTCCCTCTGCTACGaccaccacctcctccacctcgCTGGCGCCCTCCGCCTCCTCCACAGCCCCGCCCACTACGAACCCCAGCCCCGCTCCGCCCACCACCCTCTCCACCAAGCTGCCCCTGTCTTTGCCCGCCCTCTCCACTGACCTGCTGTTCCCCGTTGAGACGTGCAGCAGCGCCCTGTACGAGAAGCTGCCCCCCACGCCCGACAGTCCAGGAGACGGAGATTGCACGGTAATGACTCTGCCGGAGGTCCGCGGGCCGCTTTACGTTGACGTGCCGCTCGGGCCCCTCCAGTGTCCCCCTGAAGGCCTGCTGACCCCTGAGGCTTCACCCGGCAAACAGCCCTGCCTCACCTTCTTCTCATTGGAGCGGGAGAAGGAACGGGCGGAGATTTCCCTTCTGGCTCAACACATCAGCTCCCTGGCTGAGGGTTTCTACCTGGATCCTCTTTTGTCCAAACTGTCCCCCTCCTCCTCGCCTCCGTCGCCCTTCCTGTCCCCGGCTATCGAAGCGACGGATCCAGTCCACATGCTGAGGGAGTTTTATCCCGTAAAAACGTGGAGAGGTCTGGACATCCCCATCTTCCTCGATGACGATGAGTCTCTGTTTGAAGAGAACATCCTAGAAACGATCCTGCAAGACGACTTCGCTCCCAACCTCTCTGCCCCCTCCAGCCCCACCTCTCCACACACCCCAGTGTGTTGGCACCAACCCTCCCAGTTTGAGGGAGCGGGCCACATCTGTAGCGTCCAATCGGCGCAATGTAACTCCGTGGCCAGACGTGGGGCGAGCGTGGCGACGACGGACGGGGAGGGGCTGGCGGAGGAAGCGATGGAGATGGAGGTGGAGTTGGCGTCGTCTCCCGTGTCGTCTTGCTCCTCCATCCCTGCTTCCCCTCCCCTCATCCTCACCGCCTCCCCGAGCCCAGCCGCCGCCATGCCCGTCGCCTCGCCCACGCCCGCCGTGTCTTGCACTCAGTCCCTCCTGGAGGAACTGGCCGTCCTGGAACCCATGTTTGGGGCAGGTGCCTCGATCGCCCCTGGCTTAGGGCAACAACCTGAGTTGTATCAACTCCAATGTCATCCATCGCCACAGTGCTTCCACAAAG atgGGAGTGGAAGTGTTCCTCCGTTCTAA